The Solanum lycopersicum chromosome 6, SLM_r2.1 genome has a window encoding:
- the LOC101268872 gene encoding protein NRT1/ PTR FAMILY 5.1 isoform X2 codes for MKALIKGYEAFERMAFYGIASNLVVYLTSQLHEDTVASVRNVNNWSGSVWITPLLGAYVADTYLGRFWTFTFSSIIYVMGMVLLTMAVSIKILKPSCENGVCNKASTSQIGFFYASLYIIAIGAGGTKPNISTFGADQFDDFNPHEKKLKVSFFNWWMFSTFGGALLATIGLVYIQENMSWGLGYGIPTVGLIFSLIIFYIGTPTYRHKVRKSQHPAKDLFRVPIVAFANRKMELPNDSSQLHELDMQYYFTTGKRQVHHTPVFRFLDKAAMKHDNDTGSRLPCTVTQVEGAKLITGMAMIWLVTLIPSTIWAQINTLFVKQGTTLDRHLGSTFQIPAASLGSFVTLTMLLSVPMYDRYFVPFMRKKTGNPRGITLLQRLGTGFFIQILAITFAYAVEVRRMHVIKMHRINGPKEIVPMTIFCLLPQYVLLGVADVFNAIGLLEFFYDQSPEDMQSLGTTFFTSGIGLGNFLNSFLVTMVDKITGSNGGKSWIGDNMNDSHLDYYYGFLLVMSVLNLGVFLWASNRYIYKRESREMKDEFPELEGKVIDLLP; via the exons ATGAAAGCTCTGATTAAGG GTTATGAAGCATTTGAGAGGATGGCTTTTTATGGAATAGCTTCAAACTTAGTGGTGTATTTAACAAGCCAACTACATGAAGATACAGTTGCATCAGTTAGAAATGTGAATAATTGGTCTGGATCTGTTTGGATTACACCACTTCTTGGTGCTTATGTTGCTGATACTTACTTGGGCCGCTTCTGGACCTTCACATTCTCTTCAATTATTTACGTCATG GGAATGGTTCTTTTGACAATGGCCGtatcaataaaaattttgaagcCAAGTTGTGAAAATGGAGTATGCAACAAAGCTTCAACATCTCAAATTGGTTTCTTCTATGCATCGTTGTACATAATAGCCATTGGTGCTGGTGGAACTAAGCCTAATATATCAACATTTGGTGCTGACCAATTCGACGATTTTAATCCCcatgaaaaaaaacttaaagtTTCCTTCTTCAATTGGTGGATGTTTAGTACATTTGGTGGTGCTTTACTTGCCACAATTGGACTTGTTTACATTCAAGAAAACATGAGTTGGGGATTAGGTTATGGAATTCCAACTGTTGGATTAATATTTTCACtaatcattttctatattggGACACCAACTTACAGGCATAAAGTTAGAAAGTCTCAACATCCTGCTAAGGATCTATTTCGTGTTCCTATTGTTGCATTTGCCAACAGGAAAATGGAACTACCTAATGACTCTTCACAACTTCATGAACTTGATATGCAATATTATTTCACTACGGGGAAACGACAAGTCCATCACACTCCAGTATTTAG GTTCTTGGACAAAGCAGCAATGAAACATGACAATGATACAGGTTCAAGGCTACCATGTACAGTGACTCAAGTGGAAGGAGCAAAGTTGATCACAGGAATGGCCATGATATGGCTTGTAACCTTAATCCCTAGCACCATATGGGCACAAATAAACACTCTGTTTGTGAAACAAGGAACCACTTTGGACAGACATTTGGGTTCAACATTTCAGATTCCAGCAGCATCATTAGGAAGCTTCGTGACTCTAACTATGCTATTATCTGTGCCAATGTACGATCGATATTTTGTGCCTTTTATGCGCAAGAAAACAGGAAATCCAAGAGGAATCACATTGCTCCAGAGGTTAGGAACAGGGTTCTTCATTCAAATTCTAGCCATCACGTTTGCTTACGCGGTGGAAGTGAGAAGGATGCACGTCATTAAAATGCATCGCATCAACGGGCCTAAAGAAATAGTCCCTATGACAATATTTTGTTTGTTGCCTCAGTATGTGCTATTGGGTGTTGCTGATGTGTTTAATGCCATAGGTTTGCTTGAATTTTTCTATGATCAGTCACCAGAAGATATGCAAAGCCTCGGAACGACGTTTTTCACTAGTGGGATCGGGCTTGGAAATTTCTTGAATAGCTTTTTGGTGACTATGGTTGATAAAATTACAGGGAGTAATGGAGGGAAGAGCTGGATTGGAGACAATATGAATGATTCACACTTGGATTACTATTATGGTTTTCTCTTGGTCATGTCTGTCTTAAATTTGGGAGTTTTTCTGTGGGCATCCAATCGATATATCTATAAAAGGGAATCCAGGGAAATGAAGGATGAATTTCCAGAGTTGGAAGGCAAAGTCATAGACCTTCTTCCTTAG
- the LOC101268872 gene encoding protein NRT1/ PTR FAMILY 5.1 isoform X1: protein MEANNDYTQDGTVDLRGHPVLANKTGKWKACSFLVGYEAFERMAFYGIASNLVVYLTSQLHEDTVASVRNVNNWSGSVWITPLLGAYVADTYLGRFWTFTFSSIIYVMGMVLLTMAVSIKILKPSCENGVCNKASTSQIGFFYASLYIIAIGAGGTKPNISTFGADQFDDFNPHEKKLKVSFFNWWMFSTFGGALLATIGLVYIQENMSWGLGYGIPTVGLIFSLIIFYIGTPTYRHKVRKSQHPAKDLFRVPIVAFANRKMELPNDSSQLHELDMQYYFTTGKRQVHHTPVFRFLDKAAMKHDNDTGSRLPCTVTQVEGAKLITGMAMIWLVTLIPSTIWAQINTLFVKQGTTLDRHLGSTFQIPAASLGSFVTLTMLLSVPMYDRYFVPFMRKKTGNPRGITLLQRLGTGFFIQILAITFAYAVEVRRMHVIKMHRINGPKEIVPMTIFCLLPQYVLLGVADVFNAIGLLEFFYDQSPEDMQSLGTTFFTSGIGLGNFLNSFLVTMVDKITGSNGGKSWIGDNMNDSHLDYYYGFLLVMSVLNLGVFLWASNRYIYKRESREMKDEFPELEGKVIDLLP, encoded by the exons atggAAGCTAACAATGATTACACACAAGATGGCACCGTTGATCTTCGTGGTCATCCTGTCTTAGCCAACAAAACTGGCAAATGGAAAGCTTGTTCTTTCCTTGTAG GTTATGAAGCATTTGAGAGGATGGCTTTTTATGGAATAGCTTCAAACTTAGTGGTGTATTTAACAAGCCAACTACATGAAGATACAGTTGCATCAGTTAGAAATGTGAATAATTGGTCTGGATCTGTTTGGATTACACCACTTCTTGGTGCTTATGTTGCTGATACTTACTTGGGCCGCTTCTGGACCTTCACATTCTCTTCAATTATTTACGTCATG GGAATGGTTCTTTTGACAATGGCCGtatcaataaaaattttgaagcCAAGTTGTGAAAATGGAGTATGCAACAAAGCTTCAACATCTCAAATTGGTTTCTTCTATGCATCGTTGTACATAATAGCCATTGGTGCTGGTGGAACTAAGCCTAATATATCAACATTTGGTGCTGACCAATTCGACGATTTTAATCCCcatgaaaaaaaacttaaagtTTCCTTCTTCAATTGGTGGATGTTTAGTACATTTGGTGGTGCTTTACTTGCCACAATTGGACTTGTTTACATTCAAGAAAACATGAGTTGGGGATTAGGTTATGGAATTCCAACTGTTGGATTAATATTTTCACtaatcattttctatattggGACACCAACTTACAGGCATAAAGTTAGAAAGTCTCAACATCCTGCTAAGGATCTATTTCGTGTTCCTATTGTTGCATTTGCCAACAGGAAAATGGAACTACCTAATGACTCTTCACAACTTCATGAACTTGATATGCAATATTATTTCACTACGGGGAAACGACAAGTCCATCACACTCCAGTATTTAG GTTCTTGGACAAAGCAGCAATGAAACATGACAATGATACAGGTTCAAGGCTACCATGTACAGTGACTCAAGTGGAAGGAGCAAAGTTGATCACAGGAATGGCCATGATATGGCTTGTAACCTTAATCCCTAGCACCATATGGGCACAAATAAACACTCTGTTTGTGAAACAAGGAACCACTTTGGACAGACATTTGGGTTCAACATTTCAGATTCCAGCAGCATCATTAGGAAGCTTCGTGACTCTAACTATGCTATTATCTGTGCCAATGTACGATCGATATTTTGTGCCTTTTATGCGCAAGAAAACAGGAAATCCAAGAGGAATCACATTGCTCCAGAGGTTAGGAACAGGGTTCTTCATTCAAATTCTAGCCATCACGTTTGCTTACGCGGTGGAAGTGAGAAGGATGCACGTCATTAAAATGCATCGCATCAACGGGCCTAAAGAAATAGTCCCTATGACAATATTTTGTTTGTTGCCTCAGTATGTGCTATTGGGTGTTGCTGATGTGTTTAATGCCATAGGTTTGCTTGAATTTTTCTATGATCAGTCACCAGAAGATATGCAAAGCCTCGGAACGACGTTTTTCACTAGTGGGATCGGGCTTGGAAATTTCTTGAATAGCTTTTTGGTGACTATGGTTGATAAAATTACAGGGAGTAATGGAGGGAAGAGCTGGATTGGAGACAATATGAATGATTCACACTTGGATTACTATTATGGTTTTCTCTTGGTCATGTCTGTCTTAAATTTGGGAGTTTTTCTGTGGGCATCCAATCGATATATCTATAAAAGGGAATCCAGGGAAATGAAGGATGAATTTCCAGAGTTGGAAGGCAAAGTCATAGACCTTCTTCCTTAG